The following are encoded together in the Azotosporobacter soli genome:
- a CDS encoding N-acetylmuramoyl-L-alanine amidase, producing the protein MLISSICFLLLLWVNGAAAAAVADSTNSFKKNAKPELTNLRSSYIKNDVTTGGAKLRLVVDSSGPVKAVGRLENKNGLQLVIDITGAASANIETKTALKGDVAEQVCAKRLDENTLRLEVDLAEAIEAKDYRVFTLQPDLKNDKPFRVVVDINKAKPKPNYRFTAGLKNKVIALDPGHGGSDPGSIGQRGTKEKELTLAVALRVKGLLEKSGARVVMTRQNDRDVFGPNASAVDELQARTNIANRAKSDVFVSIHINSFQDRSVGGTSSYYYPKSDYDLMLARTVQAGMLKAGSVDDRGVNSARFYVVQHALMPAVLTELAFISNPEEEKLLRTESFQQKMAEGIVEGLGVFFAQAAQKGGGVR; encoded by the coding sequence ATGCTAATAAGCAGTATTTGTTTTTTGCTTTTGCTTTGGGTGAATGGAGCCGCTGCGGCAGCTGTCGCTGACTCGACTAATTCATTCAAGAAGAATGCCAAGCCGGAATTAACGAATTTGCGTTCTTCCTATATAAAAAATGATGTGACGACAGGCGGCGCAAAATTAAGATTGGTGGTCGATTCGAGCGGACCGGTGAAGGCGGTAGGACGATTAGAAAATAAGAACGGCCTGCAACTGGTAATCGATATCACTGGCGCGGCAAGCGCGAATATCGAGACAAAGACTGCGTTAAAGGGCGATGTTGCCGAACAAGTTTGCGCTAAGCGTCTCGATGAGAATACGCTGCGCCTGGAAGTCGATCTGGCGGAGGCCATTGAGGCTAAGGATTACCGGGTCTTTACTTTGCAGCCGGATTTGAAAAATGATAAACCTTTCCGCGTCGTGGTTGACATCAATAAAGCCAAACCGAAACCAAATTATCGATTTACTGCAGGGCTGAAAAACAAAGTGATCGCCCTTGATCCGGGTCATGGAGGCAGTGACCCCGGTTCAATTGGGCAACGCGGCACGAAGGAAAAAGAACTGACGTTAGCCGTTGCGTTGCGAGTGAAGGGGTTGCTGGAAAAATCTGGTGCGCGCGTCGTTATGACGCGCCAAAATGACCGGGATGTGTTCGGTCCTAACGCCAGTGCAGTGGATGAACTTCAGGCGAGAACCAACATTGCGAATAGAGCAAAGTCGGATGTGTTCGTCAGTATTCACATCAATTCTTTTCAAGACCGTAGTGTCGGAGGCACATCGAGCTACTATTATCCCAAAAGCGATTATGACCTGATGCTGGCGCGAACGGTGCAAGCGGGAATGTTGAAAGCCGGCAGTGTTGATGATCGCGGTGTCAACTCGGCGCGATTTTATGTAGTGCAGCATGCCTTGATGCCGGCCGTATTGACGGAATTAGCGTTCATTTCTAATCCGGAAGAAGAAAAGCTGTTAAGGACAGAATCTTTTCAACAAAAAATGGCAGAAGGCATCGTAGAAGGCTTGGGTGTCTTTTTTGCTCAGGCGGCGCAAAAAGGGGGCGGTGTGCGGTGA
- a CDS encoding NAD(P)H-hydrate dehydratase has product MKIAMTSEMKEIDRRTIEEYGVAALALMENAGVEVMRQIEQLLGTLEQKKVCVFCGKGNNGGDGFVVARHLHNQGVKVKVFLWGNRQEMKAEAAANLAVLEKMELDIMDIKGERDWDKAKLAIAFSDCLVDALVGIGFAGKVEGDLAQLLQLMNKGGKPIVAVDIPSGVRADNGQVSTVAVSAVHTVTLGLPKPGLFLFPGAEHSGGISVADIGIPLPLLTNQEIRQDLVLPERVQSMLPKRKVDAHKGQCGHVLVVAGAEGYTGAAVLAAQGALRSGAGLVTLAVPRAIYPIVAAKVTEVMVQPLEDEGKGYIGVEALTRLSELLEKADVLAIGPGLGAHEETIDVIRVLLETATCPMIIDADALRAFTLPEKKRVQTKAIPVLTPHPGEMSRMTGLATEDINANRIAIARRFAEEWASIVVLKGARTVIAFPDGEIHVNLSGTEGMASGGMGDVLTGVIAGFIGQGLSSHQAAIAGTHLHGVAAEKAALQGVQGMTAGDVLAVLPEVLLTALKGQ; this is encoded by the coding sequence ATGAAAATAGCAATGACTTCGGAAATGAAGGAAATTGACCGTCGTACAATTGAAGAATATGGCGTAGCAGCGCTTGCGTTGATGGAGAATGCCGGCGTGGAAGTGATGCGCCAGATAGAACAATTATTGGGCACGCTGGAACAAAAAAAGGTTTGTGTCTTTTGCGGCAAGGGAAATAATGGCGGAGACGGTTTTGTGGTTGCTCGTCATTTGCATAATCAAGGAGTTAAAGTGAAAGTGTTCCTTTGGGGAAACCGTCAGGAAATGAAAGCGGAAGCAGCAGCTAATTTGGCTGTTTTAGAAAAAATGGAACTCGATATCATGGATATTAAAGGAGAACGCGACTGGGACAAAGCGAAACTGGCGATTGCCTTTTCCGACTGTTTGGTAGATGCGTTAGTGGGGATTGGTTTTGCCGGCAAAGTGGAAGGTGATTTGGCGCAGTTGCTTCAATTAATGAATAAAGGCGGAAAACCGATTGTTGCAGTGGATATTCCGTCGGGTGTACGGGCTGATAACGGGCAGGTCTCGACGGTGGCCGTGTCGGCAGTCCATACCGTAACGCTGGGTTTACCTAAACCAGGCTTATTCTTGTTTCCTGGTGCAGAGCATAGCGGCGGCATAAGTGTGGCCGATATCGGTATTCCCTTACCGCTCTTGACCAATCAAGAAATACGTCAGGATCTTGTTTTGCCGGAAAGGGTACAGAGCATGTTGCCCAAACGGAAAGTAGATGCGCATAAAGGGCAATGTGGTCATGTCTTGGTTGTTGCTGGAGCAGAGGGATATACGGGAGCGGCTGTTTTGGCTGCGCAAGGAGCGCTTCGTTCTGGTGCGGGGTTGGTAACATTGGCTGTTCCGCGTGCGATATACCCGATTGTCGCTGCAAAAGTGACGGAGGTCATGGTTCAGCCATTAGAGGACGAAGGAAAGGGCTATATAGGTGTGGAGGCGCTGACTCGTTTATCAGAGCTGCTGGAAAAAGCCGATGTGCTGGCAATCGGTCCAGGCCTTGGTGCTCATGAAGAAACGATAGATGTAATTCGAGTGTTGTTGGAAACGGCAACCTGTCCGATGATTATTGATGCAGATGCTCTCCGGGCCTTTACGTTACCGGAGAAAAAAAGGGTACAAACGAAAGCAATTCCCGTATTGACGCCTCATCCAGGCGAGATGTCGCGCATGACAGGTTTAGCTACGGAAGATATTAACGCAAATCGCATCGCGATTGCTCGCCGCTTTGCGGAGGAATGGGCGTCAATTGTTGTTTTAAAGGGAGCAAGGACAGTCATTGCCTTTCCGGATGGTGAAATTCACGTCAATCTTTCGGGGACGGAGGGGATGGCGAGCGGCGGTATGGGCGATGTTTTGACAGGCGTAATCGCGGGCTTTATCGGGCAAGGATTATCGAGTCATCAAGCGGCTATTGCGGGGACGCATCTTCATGGCGTAGCGGCTGAGAAGGCAGCTCTGCAAGGGGTGCAGGGAATGACGGCCGGTGATGTTTTGGCTGTTTTGCCGGAAGTTTTATTAACCGCTCTAAAAGGGCAATAA
- the acpS gene encoding holo-ACP synthase, translating to MILGIGTDVIEIDRIKKAIQNPAFLERVFSPNERTYCNGRGKQAFASYAARFAGKEAVMKALGTGLSGGKLVEIEIMPDAKGKPVVSLTGAFDKIANEIGVQKIYLSLSHCREYATAQAVVWGK from the coding sequence TTGATTCTTGGGATTGGAACCGATGTTATTGAAATTGACCGAATTAAAAAGGCGATTCAAAATCCAGCCTTCTTGGAACGTGTGTTTAGTCCGAATGAGAGAACGTATTGTAATGGACGGGGGAAACAGGCTTTCGCCTCTTACGCGGCTCGCTTTGCCGGTAAGGAAGCTGTAATGAAGGCGCTGGGAACTGGGCTTAGCGGTGGTAAATTGGTGGAAATAGAAATCATGCCGGATGCTAAAGGCAAACCGGTTGTATCATTGACGGGCGCGTTTGATAAAATTGCGAATGAGATCGGCGTGCAAAAAATATATCTGTCGTTATCGCATTGTCGGGAATATGCGACTGCGCAGGCGGTGGTGTGGGGGAAATAA
- a CDS encoding flagellar motor protein MotB, producing MSRKKHREAHHEDHIDETWLIPYADLLTLLLALFIVLFASAEVDQKKFDHMAYALNQAFSGSPSVFDKNQAMVDEAQSGNPQMSSEENRQQQQLQETIQLLEAKKAVDRYIQENKLAGDLNTVMTEDGLMIRIKDSALFNSGSAELLPDSQRLTAQVAKMLLVIPQKVVVSGHTDNVPINTRDFPSNWELSSKRSINFMKQILSQEDLKPERFSAIGYAEYRPIAPNDTEDGRQKNRRVEVLIMRNYR from the coding sequence ATGAGCCGGAAAAAACATCGCGAGGCTCATCATGAAGATCATATTGATGAAACTTGGCTGATACCTTATGCGGATTTGCTCACATTGCTGTTGGCGTTGTTCATCGTGTTGTTCGCATCGGCGGAAGTGGATCAGAAAAAATTCGATCATATGGCCTATGCGCTGAACCAGGCTTTTAGCGGTAGCCCGTCCGTCTTTGACAAGAACCAAGCCATGGTTGATGAAGCCCAATCTGGAAATCCGCAAATGTCGTCCGAAGAAAACAGACAGCAACAGCAGCTGCAGGAAACAATTCAATTGTTGGAAGCTAAAAAAGCGGTTGACCGCTATATCCAAGAAAATAAATTAGCCGGTGATCTAAACACGGTAATGACCGAGGATGGTCTGATGATTCGGATTAAAGACTCTGCGTTATTTAACTCAGGCAGTGCGGAACTGCTCCCTGATTCCCAGCGTTTAACGGCGCAGGTCGCTAAGATGCTGCTCGTTATTCCGCAAAAAGTCGTCGTATCTGGACATACGGATAATGTTCCGATCAATACGCGTGACTTCCCTTCTAACTGGGAGTTGAGTTCAAAGCGATCGATCAACTTTATGAAGCAGATTCTTTCGCAAGAAGATTTGAAACCAGAGCGTTTTAGCGCTATCGGCTATGCTGAATATCGTCCGATTGCACCAAACGATACAGAGGATGGTCGGCAAAAAAATCGACGGGTAGAAGTCCTGATCATGAGGAATTATCGCTAG
- the motA gene encoding flagellar motor stator protein MotA gives MELSTIIGLLLGTLGLGTGMALKGVGPSALLNPAAIIIILVGTLACVFNAFPMENIKGAGALFRKLFKKQVLISKVELLKLFVELSQTARREGILALESRVEDIPDQFLRTGLNMVIDGLDPDFVGDVLEAEVHGMEDRHRDGAAIFSQAGMYAPTLGVLGAVVGLIAALGNLADIDKLGVAIAAAFVATLMGIFTGYVLWHPFANKLKMLSKKEAEVRKMMVEGVLSLQAGDSPTAIEAKLMVFIAQKERDLLKQAKAGE, from the coding sequence TTGGAATTATCAACGATTATTGGTTTGCTGTTGGGAACGCTTGGTCTGGGGACCGGGATGGCATTGAAAGGGGTTGGCCCATCAGCACTGCTTAACCCTGCAGCTATCATAATTATTTTAGTAGGGACATTGGCTTGTGTCTTTAATGCATTTCCAATGGAAAATATCAAAGGCGCTGGTGCATTATTTCGGAAGCTTTTCAAAAAACAGGTTCTGATTTCAAAAGTGGAGTTATTAAAACTATTTGTTGAATTATCGCAAACCGCACGTAGGGAAGGCATTTTGGCGTTGGAAAGTCGTGTCGAGGATATCCCGGATCAGTTTTTACGTACGGGACTGAACATGGTAATTGACGGCTTGGATCCTGATTTTGTCGGTGATGTGTTGGAAGCCGAAGTGCATGGCATGGAAGACCGACATCGCGACGGAGCCGCTATTTTTAGTCAGGCGGGGATGTATGCGCCGACGCTGGGTGTACTGGGAGCGGTTGTTGGACTGATTGCCGCACTGGGCAATCTGGCGGACATTGACAAGCTCGGTGTTGCAATTGCAGCGGCATTTGTCGCAACCTTGATGGGGATTTTTACTGGTTATGTTTTGTGGCATCCTTTTGCCAACAAATTAAAAATGCTTTCGAAGAAGGAAGCGGAAGTACGTAAGATGATGGTGGAAGGGGTTCTGTCCCTTCAGGCAGGCGATTCGCCGACTGCAATTGAAGCCAAACTGATGGTCTTTATTGCGCAGAAGGAACGTGACCTTCTTAAACAGGCGAAAGCGGGGGAATAG
- a CDS encoding ferritin, whose protein sequence is MISVKMQEAINNQVQEELYSAYLYLAMAADSEEKNLKGFANWLRVQYQEETGHAMKLHQYVLERGGKVSLKAIQAPPAEFGTPLQVFEQVLKHEQHVTSLINKLYETAVSEKDYAAQIFLQWFIEEQVEEEGNATEILEKLRMVGERSGAVLYLDKELKKRVAE, encoded by the coding sequence ATGATTAGTGTGAAAATGCAAGAGGCGATTAATAATCAAGTACAGGAAGAACTGTATTCAGCATATCTTTATTTGGCAATGGCTGCAGACAGCGAGGAAAAAAACCTTAAGGGGTTTGCCAACTGGCTGCGTGTCCAATATCAGGAGGAGACAGGACATGCGATGAAATTGCATCAGTATGTACTGGAGCGCGGCGGCAAGGTTAGCCTCAAAGCGATTCAGGCGCCGCCGGCCGAATTTGGCACTCCTTTACAAGTCTTTGAGCAAGTGCTAAAGCATGAGCAACACGTAACTAGTTTAATCAATAAATTGTATGAGACCGCGGTTAGTGAAAAAGATTATGCTGCGCAGATTTTTCTCCAGTGGTTCATCGAAGAACAAGTTGAAGAAGAAGGCAATGCAACAGAAATCTTGGAAAAACTAAGAATGGTCGGCGAGCGAAGCGGCGCGGTATTGTATCTGGATAAAGAATTAAAAAAACGTGTTGCAGAATAA